In one Leptolyngbya sp. CCY15150 genomic region, the following are encoded:
- a CDS encoding POTRA domain-containing protein: protein MAQSFQFLGNTQFTDAELTALVENYTGQILSYLDLIEVNQVITQFYVEQGYITSGAVIRSDQLTNGIAIVQIVEGQVDEIVVTGTERLRPSYVRSLPASFANVSLEFGQN from the coding sequence GTGGCACAGTCATTTCAGTTTTTGGGTAATACTCAATTTACCGATGCAGAATTAACTGCCCTTGTAGAAAACTATACCGGACAAATTCTCAGTTATCTTGACCTAATCGAGGTGAATCAGGTGATTACTCAGTTTTATGTCGAGCAGGGCTATATTACCTCTGGTGCAGTGATTCGCTCCGATCAGTTGACTAACGGGATAGCCATCGTGCAGATTGTGGAGGGACAGGTCGATGAAATTGTAGTGACCGGAACCGAGCGGCTGCGCCCCAGTTATGTGCGATCGCTTCCGGCATCATTCGCTAACGTTTCACTAGAGTTTGGACAAAATTAG